The Streptomyces sp. NBC_00691 genome has a segment encoding these proteins:
- the bla gene encoding class A beta-lactamase encodes MSITGFSPSRRSALGLGAGAALAVALPLGGTANASAPGGEDLVARLRELEERHAARLGVYAHDVRTGRSVAYRADERFPMCSVFKTFAVAAVLRDLDHDGSFLSHRIHYTAAYVARSGWSPRTELPENLANGMTVGELCDATLRFSDNTAANLLLRELGGPKAVTRFARSIGDLTTRLDRWEPELNSAEPWRRKDTSTPRAVGRSYGRLILGDALPSQDRERLTRWMLANTTSGERFRKGLPADWLLADKTGGGRYGGNNDAGVTWPPDGGPIVLTVLSTRFVEDAAPVDALVADAAALVAAELG; translated from the coding sequence TTGTCCATCACAGGTTTCAGCCCGTCCCGTCGCAGTGCGCTCGGCCTCGGCGCCGGTGCCGCGCTCGCCGTCGCGTTACCGCTCGGCGGGACCGCGAACGCCTCCGCGCCCGGCGGGGAGGACCTCGTCGCCCGGCTCCGGGAGCTGGAGGAGCGGCACGCCGCCAGGCTCGGCGTGTACGCCCACGACGTGCGGACCGGGCGCTCCGTCGCGTACCGCGCCGACGAGCGCTTCCCCATGTGCTCGGTCTTCAAGACCTTCGCCGTCGCCGCCGTGCTGCGCGACCTCGACCACGACGGCTCCTTCCTCTCCCACCGCATCCACTACACGGCGGCGTACGTCGCACGGTCCGGCTGGTCCCCCAGGACGGAGCTGCCCGAGAACCTCGCCAACGGCATGACGGTCGGTGAGCTGTGCGACGCCACGCTGCGCTTCAGCGACAACACCGCCGCCAATCTGCTCCTCCGCGAGCTGGGCGGCCCGAAGGCAGTCACCCGGTTCGCGCGGTCGATCGGCGACCTGACGACCCGGCTCGACCGCTGGGAGCCCGAGCTGAACTCGGCGGAGCCGTGGCGCAGGAAGGACACCTCGACGCCCCGGGCCGTCGGGCGGAGCTACGGCCGCCTCATCCTCGGCGACGCGCTCCCGAGTCAGGACCGGGAGCGGCTCACGCGGTGGATGCTCGCCAACACGACCAGCGGCGAGCGGTTCCGCAAGGGGCTGCCCGCCGACTGGCTCCTCGCCGACAAGACCGGCGGCGGGCGCTACGGCGGCAACAACGACGCGGGCGTCACCTGGCCGCCGGACGGCGGCCCGATCGTGCTCACCGTGCTGAGCACGCGCTTCGTGGAGGACGCGGCGCCCGTCGACGCGCTGGTGGCCGACGCGGCCGCACTGGTGGCGGCGGAACTCGGCTGA
- a CDS encoding calcium-binding protein, translating to MTHVQLRPADRRRRTGGRAGVPAALGMALVLALPGTALAAPGDLDPTFGVGGRVTTPVTGFAEGHDIARQADGKLVVVGLSEAGFALARYGTDGGLDTGFGGDGTVTSDFGGGTHTANAVAIQPSDGKIVVAGTTEVIAEEGGGCCFFSVARYNTDGSLDTGFGDGGLVRVEEFGGSADGADVAVQPDGRIVAAGKGGGGGFALVRLGTDGSLDPGLGGDGAVVAGFTPTSPQDGGGIARGMALQPDGKIVSVGYVGNTAFDIGVARYNGDGSLDTTFSGDGMVTADFGGTEFGNAVAVQPDGRIVAAGSGGLGFAALRYNANGTPDVGFGTGGRTSVNAPGDGGIAYGLALQQNGKIVLAGRADDPDSSEANDFGLARLNVNGSVDTGFGGDGFVVTGFNDFDEARGVLVQPDGKIVAAGYGAGFSFALARYQGGDGTTPPPPSADLSVTKAGTTTVSIGDRATYTVRVTNAATSTATATGVSLSDTLSGTGATLVSAVPSQGTCTTTTTGATCALGSLAPGASATVTVTAEPRAVGTLTNAAGVSGSPQDPVSSDNTATATTSVNNARGCTIIGTSAAETINGGFGNEVICGLGGNDTIRSSYGNDTVHGGFGNDNIDGGYGDDTLNGGPGNDTLAGSYGNDRLTTTDGTAGNDTANGGAGTDTCTTDPGDIRVSCP from the coding sequence ATGACCCACGTACAGCTGAGACCGGCGGATCGGCGGCGCAGGACCGGCGGAAGGGCCGGGGTGCCGGCCGCGCTCGGCATGGCGCTCGTCCTCGCGCTGCCCGGCACCGCGCTCGCCGCTCCCGGAGATCTGGATCCGACGTTCGGCGTGGGCGGCCGGGTGACGACTCCGGTCACCGGGTTCGCGGAGGGCCACGACATCGCGCGGCAGGCCGACGGCAAGCTGGTCGTGGTCGGTCTGAGCGAGGCGGGCTTCGCGCTCGCCCGCTACGGCACCGACGGCGGCCTCGACACCGGCTTCGGCGGGGACGGCACGGTGACCAGCGACTTCGGTGGTGGCACGCACACCGCCAACGCCGTCGCGATCCAGCCGTCCGACGGAAAGATCGTCGTGGCGGGCACCACCGAGGTGATCGCGGAGGAGGGCGGCGGCTGCTGTTTCTTCTCCGTGGCCCGGTACAACACCGACGGCAGTCTCGACACGGGCTTCGGCGACGGCGGGCTGGTGCGCGTCGAGGAGTTCGGCGGGTCCGCGGACGGCGCGGACGTGGCCGTCCAGCCGGACGGCAGGATCGTCGCCGCAGGCAAGGGCGGCGGCGGAGGCTTCGCGCTCGTCCGGCTCGGTACCGACGGCTCCCTGGACCCCGGCCTCGGGGGTGACGGGGCGGTCGTCGCGGGCTTCACCCCCACATCGCCGCAGGACGGCGGCGGCATCGCCCGGGGCATGGCGCTGCAGCCGGACGGCAAGATCGTGTCCGTCGGCTACGTGGGCAACACCGCGTTCGACATCGGGGTGGCCCGCTACAACGGCGACGGGTCGCTCGACACCACCTTCAGCGGTGACGGCATGGTGACCGCGGACTTCGGCGGCACCGAGTTCGGCAACGCCGTGGCGGTCCAGCCCGACGGCAGGATCGTCGCCGCGGGTTCGGGCGGCCTCGGCTTCGCCGCGCTCCGCTACAACGCCAACGGCACGCCGGACGTGGGCTTCGGCACGGGAGGCCGTACGTCGGTCAACGCCCCCGGCGACGGCGGCATCGCGTACGGGCTGGCGCTCCAGCAGAACGGCAAGATCGTGCTCGCCGGACGCGCGGACGACCCCGACAGCTCCGAGGCCAACGACTTCGGTCTGGCCCGCCTCAATGTCAACGGCTCGGTGGACACCGGCTTCGGCGGCGACGGCTTCGTCGTGACCGGGTTCAACGACTTCGACGAGGCGCGGGGGGTGCTCGTCCAGCCCGACGGCAAGATCGTCGCGGCCGGGTACGGAGCGGGCTTCTCCTTCGCCCTCGCCCGCTACCAGGGCGGCGACGGTACGACGCCGCCCCCGCCGAGCGCCGATCTGTCGGTGACGAAGGCCGGGACGACGACCGTGAGCATCGGCGACCGCGCCACCTACACGGTGCGGGTCACCAACGCCGCGACGTCCACGGCCACGGCGACCGGCGTCTCGCTCTCCGACACGCTCTCCGGGACCGGCGCGACGCTCGTCTCGGCCGTTCCCTCGCAGGGAACCTGTACGACGACCACGACCGGGGCCACCTGCGCCCTCGGCTCCCTGGCCCCCGGCGCGAGCGCGACCGTCACGGTGACGGCCGAACCCCGTGCCGTCGGCACCCTCACGAACGCGGCCGGCGTCAGCGGCTCGCCGCAGGATCCCGTGTCCTCCGACAACACGGCCACCGCGACCACTTCGGTGAACAACGCGCGCGGGTGCACGATCATCGGCACCAGTGCGGCGGAGACCATCAACGGCGGCTTCGGCAACGAGGTGATCTGCGGCCTCGGCGGCAACGACACCATCCGGTCGAGCTACGGCAACGACACGGTCCACGGTGGCTTCGGGAACGACAACATCGACGGCGGCTACGGTGACGACACCCTGAACGGCGGTCCGGGCAACGACACCCTGGCCGGCTCCTACGGCAACGACCGCCTCACCACCACCGACGGCACCGCGGGCAACGACACCGCCAACGGCGGCGCCGGCACGGACACCTGCACCACCGACCCGGGCGACATCCGCGTCAGCTGCCCCTGA
- a CDS encoding RNA polymerase sigma factor, which yields MPPADPLRTVEAAAAVGSAATVAPAERGVALVRAARRGDTLALHELLDHLTPYISRICRPIALDDGPDATQEALVAVFTSLRSLREPEALYGWVRAISVREAVRVAKRAGRARPAELADVPERGDPQLAADIDDVLARLSPAHRAVLVLRDIEGMDEESVAALLGVPAGTAKSRLYRARQSFRKAWSA from the coding sequence GTGCCGCCCGCTGACCCCCTCCGCACCGTCGAAGCGGCCGCCGCCGTCGGGTCCGCCGCCACCGTCGCACCCGCCGAGCGGGGCGTCGCGTTGGTCCGGGCCGCCCGGCGTGGCGACACGCTGGCCCTGCACGAGCTGCTCGATCACCTCACCCCGTACATCTCCCGGATCTGCCGTCCCATCGCGCTGGACGACGGACCGGACGCCACGCAGGAGGCCCTGGTGGCGGTCTTCACCTCGCTGCGTTCGCTACGGGAGCCGGAGGCGCTGTACGGGTGGGTGCGGGCGATCTCCGTACGGGAGGCGGTTCGGGTGGCGAAGCGGGCGGGGCGGGCGCGGCCGGCCGAGCTCGCCGACGTACCGGAGCGGGGTGATCCGCAACTGGCGGCCGATATCGACGACGTCCTGGCCAGGCTGTCCCCCGCGCACCGGGCCGTTCTCGTGCTGCGGGACATCGAGGGGATGGACGAGGAGTCCGTGGCGGCGCTCCTCGGCGTACCGGCCGGCACGGCGAAGTCCCGGCTGTACCGGGCCCGGCAGAGTTTCCGAAAGGCGTGGTCCGCGTGA
- a CDS encoding DUF3995 domain-containing protein, producing the protein MAVIDIERPRTIIGGRGVAALLAVLALVHVLWATGLTWPAADERALSLAVLGSVVSFGPAVVLPLAVFEAAAAFAVALHARGGGRRRGIPRLVTAGVATGILLRGAAGLVWIVVGKDGSGTAFPWLNALVYTPLCLVFGGAALRAAR; encoded by the coding sequence ATGGCGGTCATCGACATAGAGCGGCCTCGCACGATCATCGGCGGGCGCGGGGTCGCGGCCCTGCTCGCCGTCCTCGCGCTCGTGCACGTCCTCTGGGCCACCGGCCTGACCTGGCCCGCCGCCGACGAGCGGGCCCTGTCCCTCGCCGTCCTCGGCAGCGTCGTCTCCTTCGGGCCGGCCGTGGTCCTGCCGCTCGCGGTGTTCGAGGCGGCCGCGGCGTTCGCCGTCGCGCTCCACGCGCGCGGTGGTGGCCGCCGACGCGGCATCCCTCGACTGGTCACGGCCGGCGTCGCCACCGGGATACTGCTCCGCGGAGCCGCCGGGCTGGTGTGGATCGTCGTCGGCAAGGACGGCTCGGGAACGGCGTTCCCATGGCTCAACGCGCTCGTGTACACACCGCTGTGCCTGGTCTTCGGAGGGGCGGCCCTGCGTGCCGCCCGCTGA
- the thpR gene encoding RNA 2',3'-cyclic phosphodiesterase, with amino-acid sequence MTQARGQDTEPGGGERDRDRASTVRVFIALAPPDEAKDELERQLRPAYDAYPRMRWNRIEDWHITLAFLGELPAGTVPALRPPLAGLAASRGPVELALRGGGHSDERVLWSGVDGDVDGLHRLAADVRDVVRECGIPFEDRPLRPHLTLARARRDDLSSVPDVAAGLAGFTGRPWRAERLHLVGSDFGRGPGPIRYRDIESWSFGGR; translated from the coding sequence ATGACTCAGGCGCGGGGGCAGGACACGGAGCCCGGTGGGGGCGAACGGGATCGGGACCGGGCGTCGACGGTGCGCGTCTTCATCGCCCTCGCCCCGCCCGACGAGGCGAAGGACGAGCTGGAACGGCAGCTCCGGCCCGCCTACGACGCGTACCCCCGGATGCGCTGGAACCGCATTGAGGACTGGCACATCACCCTGGCGTTCCTCGGCGAGCTGCCGGCCGGGACCGTGCCGGCGCTCCGTCCGCCGCTCGCCGGACTCGCGGCGTCGCGCGGGCCGGTGGAGCTGGCGCTGCGGGGCGGCGGGCACTCCGACGAACGGGTGCTGTGGAGCGGCGTCGACGGCGACGTCGACGGACTCCACCGGCTGGCCGCCGACGTGCGCGACGTGGTCAGGGAATGCGGCATCCCCTTCGAGGACCGGCCGCTGCGCCCGCATCTGACGCTGGCCCGGGCCCGCCGCGACGACCTGTCCAGCGTGCCGGACGTGGCCGCCGGGCTCGCCGGCTTCACCGGTCGCCCCTGGCGGGCCGAACGGCTCCACCTGGTGGGCAGCGACTTCGGCCGGGGCCCGGGGCCGATCCGGTACCGCGACATCGAGTCCTGGTCGTTCGGCGGGCGCTGA
- a CDS encoding VOC family protein, with amino-acid sequence METTLNGTRASAAVGDAGWRYLLGGLRTAVTVASMAQAADVAALAVAACGHDADRHLAVDIRAGRVLLTLQSTEHAAVTTLDVALAHRVSSAVGGLGLRTGPEIATEAPRSLQLLEIAIDALDIAAIRPFWKAVLGYADEPGPDGTSAGLPGAALVDPVRQGPAVWFQRMDAPRPQRNRVHFDVCVPHDEAARRIDAALAAGGRLLSEDRAPAFWVLADAEGNEACVTTWQGRDD; translated from the coding sequence ATGGAGACGACACTGAACGGCACACGCGCCTCGGCCGCGGTCGGCGACGCGGGCTGGCGCTATCTGCTGGGCGGCCTCCGCACCGCCGTCACCGTCGCGTCGATGGCGCAGGCGGCCGACGTGGCGGCGCTCGCGGTCGCCGCGTGCGGCCACGACGCCGACCGGCACCTGGCCGTGGACATCCGGGCCGGACGGGTCCTGCTGACCCTGCAGTCCACCGAGCACGCGGCAGTGACCACCCTGGACGTCGCACTCGCGCACCGGGTGTCCAGCGCCGTCGGCGGGCTGGGACTGCGCACCGGGCCCGAGATCGCGACGGAGGCACCGCGGTCGCTCCAGCTCCTGGAGATCGCCATCGACGCGCTCGACATCGCCGCGATCCGGCCGTTCTGGAAGGCGGTCCTCGGGTACGCGGACGAGCCGGGCCCCGACGGAACGAGTGCCGGCCTCCCGGGCGCCGCACTCGTCGACCCCGTGAGGCAGGGCCCGGCGGTCTGGTTCCAGCGGATGGACGCCCCACGCCCGCAGCGCAACCGCGTCCACTTCGACGTCTGCGTGCCGCACGACGAGGCGGCACGGAGGATCGACGCCGCGCTCGCGGCGGGCGGCCGGCTCCTGTCCGAGGACCGGGCCCCCGCCTTCTGGGTCCTGGCCGACGCCGAGGGCAACGAGGCCTGCGTCACGACGTGGCAGGGGCGGGACGACTGA